The following are from one region of the Candidatus Dadabacteria bacterium genome:
- a CDS encoding tyrosine--tRNA ligase produces MREGRPPGNATGILWDQLTFHEHSLHATRRNFQVGFSDPKEQLKVIKRGTEAIIPEEELLLKLEASAKSNRPLKVKAGFDPTSPDLHLGHGIILKKLRDFQTLGHEVLFLIGDFTAYIGDPSGRSETRPSISREEIAKNSRTYERQVFKVLDKKKTRVLSNSRWLGDLGSEELLGLTSLVNVSRILDRDDFSKRYKEGVSISLREFIYPLVQAYDSVQMHCDVELGGTDQTFNILLGRDFQRHYGQPPQVGVFLPILEGTDGVKKMSKSLGNYIGLDESPQDIYGKVMSISDDLMWRYYLLLSMRDEKEIRKLKARHPMEAKKALASEIVSWLHDSQSALEAARDFETKFSKRSFPEDAKEKEYIPGSRKVVDLVLEVSDSVSTKGEAKRLISQGGLVIDGDKYTDPNSEFPDKAVFEVKVGKKEFLKVVIK; encoded by the coding sequence ATGAGGGAAGGGAGGCCGCCAGGGAATGCGACAGGTATCTTATGGGATCAACTGACCTTCCATGAACACTCTCTGCACGCGACGAGGAGGAATTTTCAGGTGGGTTTTTCTGATCCGAAGGAACAATTAAAGGTAATAAAAAGAGGGACCGAGGCGATAATTCCCGAAGAAGAGCTCCTTTTGAAGCTTGAAGCTTCGGCAAAGAGCAACCGCCCCCTCAAGGTAAAAGCTGGGTTTGATCCCACTTCTCCCGATCTGCATCTGGGCCACGGGATCATTCTCAAGAAACTTCGCGATTTTCAGACTCTCGGCCATGAGGTTCTTTTCCTCATAGGGGATTTTACTGCCTATATAGGAGACCCCTCGGGGAGAAGTGAAACCCGCCCGTCAATATCAAGAGAGGAGATAGCTAAAAACTCAAGGACCTACGAGCGCCAAGTTTTCAAGGTTCTTGACAAGAAAAAGACCCGGGTTCTTTCAAACTCCCGCTGGCTCGGCGACCTTGGATCAGAAGAGCTTCTCGGACTTACTTCTCTGGTTAACGTTTCTCGGATACTGGATCGGGATGATTTCTCAAAGAGATACAAAGAGGGGGTGTCGATTTCTCTTAGGGAGTTCATATACCCCTTGGTGCAGGCGTATGACTCAGTACAGATGCACTGCGACGTTGAGCTTGGCGGCACGGATCAGACCTTCAACATACTGCTAGGCAGAGATTTCCAGAGACATTACGGACAGCCCCCGCAGGTAGGAGTGTTTCTTCCGATACTTGAGGGAACCGATGGAGTAAAAAAGATGTCGAAGTCCCTTGGAAACTACATAGGTCTTGATGAATCTCCTCAGGATATATACGGAAAGGTGATGTCGATCTCGGATGATCTTATGTGGAGGTACTATCTTCTTCTGAGCATGCGCGATGAAAAGGAGATACGAAAGCTAAAAGCCCGCCATCCTATGGAAGCGAAAAAAGCGCTTGCCTCGGAAATTGTCTCATGGCTTCATGACTCGCAAAGCGCGCTGGAGGCCGCTAGAGATTTTGAAACCAAGTTTTCAAAAAGATCTTTTCCGGAAGATGCCAAGGAAAAGGAATACATTCCCGGCTCCCGCAAGGTAGTTGATCTTGTTCTGGAAGTGTCCGATTCCGTCAGCACCAAAGGGGAGGCAAAAAGGCTCATATCCCAAGGAGGGCTTGTAATAGACGGGGATAAGTACACCGATCCAAATTCGGAGTTTCCCGACAAAGCTGTTTTCGAGGTTAAGGTCGGGAAAAAAGAGTTCCTGAAAGTCGTTATCAAGTAA
- a CDS encoding ABC transporter ATP-binding protein gives MQKEKSSMKISGLSYGVNGKTIVADASFEIKGNELLGIVGPNGAGKSTLLRLLTRIIHPSGGDILLDGEDISRYQARELYRKISFLPQSSYFDFPLSVLEVVLMGRYPYLGIFDSETKEDIKHAENCLSLVDMDGFSRRKVTTLSGGEQQRALIARVLVQETDFIFLDEPSSHLDIHHKFALMELLRSVAQKGKGVAVVLHDLGLASRFCDRILVLESGRIKALGEPSRVLSEELLWSVFKVRGSWDPGSGNLLVFQ, from the coding sequence ATGCAGAAAGAAAAATCATCCATGAAAATATCGGGTCTTAGCTACGGCGTAAACGGAAAAACCATAGTTGCCGACGCAAGCTTTGAAATCAAAGGGAACGAGCTTCTAGGCATAGTTGGCCCCAACGGCGCCGGGAAATCCACGCTCCTGCGGCTCCTTACCCGGATAATCCATCCCTCCGGAGGAGACATTCTGCTTGACGGAGAAGATATCTCCCGATACCAAGCAAGAGAGCTATACAGGAAAATATCTTTTCTCCCCCAGAGTTCCTATTTCGATTTTCCGCTGAGCGTACTCGAGGTAGTGCTCATGGGAAGGTACCCGTATCTCGGAATTTTCGACAGCGAGACCAAAGAGGATATAAAGCACGCCGAGAACTGTCTTTCGCTCGTGGACATGGACGGGTTCTCTCGCAGAAAAGTGACCACGCTTTCCGGGGGGGAGCAGCAGAGGGCATTGATTGCGAGAGTGCTTGTGCAGGAAACCGATTTTATTTTTCTTGACGAACCCTCTTCCCACCTTGACATACATCATAAGTTCGCCCTTATGGAACTGCTTAGGTCGGTTGCGCAAAAAGGAAAAGGAGTTGCGGTGGTTCTACACGATCTGGGTCTTGCAAGCAGGTTTTGCGACAGGATACTGGTGCTTGAGAGCGGACGGATCAAAGCCCTAGGAGAACCATCCCGCGTACTTTCTGAAGAACTTCTTTGGTCAGTGTTCAAGGTAAGAGGTTCGTGGGATCCCGGAAGCGGAAATCTTCTTGTTTTCCAGTGA
- a CDS encoding tetratricopeptide repeat protein, protein MTRDRPDGENAGTLADFRERVTGLGVLQGPVASLLILGLLVAASYSPALQAEFVWDDFLLTKLKAVSSWGGIWQLWFDPATAYLQRDAVESHYWPFLYTTFWLDHKLWGFHPLGYHVFNLLLHFANTALLWRLLLRLEIPGAFFAAAIFAVHPLHVESVAWVISRKDLLSALFYLSAFLMWMRFIKMSRSRCYVAALLLFAVALLCKSIAITLPVTLLIFQWWREDRVTPRDFILTAPFFLVGLIVGGFDTWFYKANTALSFDYSVYERVLIASRALWFYVERLLWPVDLAVVYPRWEIDAADPAGWVYVVAAAAVALAFWTLRHRIGRGPLACALFFAVTLSPTLGFVDYNYMGQSFVADRYQYLAGAGVIVFFAAAATRGVQRLPSVSSKSAAKGIALALLALLGVATWNQTGVYKNEVSLFKHVISFNPQSWVAHQNLGIALLRLNESEEAESYLRRSLEIFPLNPKAFRNLGEALRRQERYEESLKWYRAAVSLEPDKPLNHVGMGTVFFQLELYEEAISNMKRALEIQPDFSTAPGIHSLIGQGLRKMGRHGEADKYFDLSVKLGMEMNPRDPGVLFSRAQDLRGRKLHQESLKWYLSAVELDPDFTLAYAGMGDSLYRLGRYPEAVSSMKRALELMPDFPLASTLHYLTGQSFRKMGRHDEAEVHYEDALRTAPNFKEALSSLAGLLLLQERYEEAADRYKALAEIEPDNAVTHSQIGIALFKTGKAEEAFESLERALFLDPTLELARDYKEQVLESMAKAAERGQ, encoded by the coding sequence ATGACGCGGGACAGGCCTGATGGGGAGAATGCGGGAACCCTGGCGGATTTTCGGGAAAGGGTTACGGGGCTTGGGGTGCTGCAGGGTCCCGTGGCATCGCTGCTGATTCTGGGTCTTCTTGTAGCGGCAAGTTACTCTCCGGCTCTTCAGGCGGAGTTTGTGTGGGATGATTTTCTTTTAACGAAGCTCAAGGCTGTCTCGAGTTGGGGAGGTATCTGGCAGCTTTGGTTTGATCCCGCGACAGCCTACCTGCAGAGAGATGCCGTGGAGAGTCACTACTGGCCGTTTCTCTATACGACTTTCTGGCTTGATCACAAGCTCTGGGGCTTTCACCCTCTGGGCTATCACGTGTTTAATCTTCTGCTTCACTTCGCAAACACGGCGCTTCTCTGGCGCCTGCTTCTGCGCTTGGAGATTCCCGGGGCTTTTTTCGCTGCGGCGATATTTGCTGTGCATCCGCTGCATGTGGAATCGGTTGCTTGGGTGATTTCCCGCAAGGATCTGCTCTCAGCGCTGTTCTACCTGAGTGCGTTTCTTATGTGGATGCGTTTTATCAAGATGTCTCGCTCAAGGTGCTATGTGGCGGCACTTCTGTTGTTCGCAGTCGCTTTGCTTTGTAAGTCGATTGCGATCACCTTGCCCGTGACTCTCCTGATTTTTCAGTGGTGGCGAGAGGATCGTGTTACGCCGAGGGATTTTATCCTGACGGCGCCGTTTTTTCTTGTCGGACTTATCGTCGGGGGATTCGACACATGGTTTTACAAAGCTAATACTGCCCTTTCTTTTGACTATTCAGTTTACGAGCGGGTGCTTATCGCCTCACGCGCCTTATGGTTCTATGTGGAAAGGCTTCTTTGGCCCGTAGACCTAGCAGTGGTCTATCCCCGCTGGGAAATTGACGCGGCGGACCCTGCTGGCTGGGTTTACGTCGTTGCGGCGGCAGCGGTTGCTTTGGCTTTCTGGACCTTGCGGCACCGAATAGGCAGAGGACCGCTTGCCTGCGCGCTTTTTTTCGCGGTCACTCTGTCTCCTACTCTTGGTTTCGTCGACTACAACTACATGGGCCAATCGTTCGTGGCTGATCGCTATCAGTACCTAGCTGGGGCCGGGGTTATAGTTTTTTTCGCTGCCGCCGCGACGCGCGGCGTGCAGAGGTTGCCATCCGTGTCCAGCAAATCTGCCGCAAAAGGCATCGCCTTGGCATTGCTCGCCTTACTAGGCGTTGCTACCTGGAACCAGACAGGCGTCTACAAAAACGAGGTTTCCCTGTTTAAGCATGTCATCTCTTTTAATCCTCAATCATGGGTGGCTCATCAGAATCTGGGCATAGCCTTGCTCAGGCTCAACGAATCTGAGGAGGCGGAGAGCTATCTTCGCCGCTCCCTGGAAATCTTTCCGCTTAACCCGAAGGCTTTTCGGAATCTGGGAGAGGCGCTTAGGAGGCAGGAGCGCTACGAGGAATCGCTCAAGTGGTATCGTGCCGCAGTCAGTCTGGAACCCGACAAACCTCTTAACCACGTGGGCATGGGAACGGTGTTTTTTCAGTTGGAACTATACGAGGAGGCAATTTCGAACATGAAACGGGCTCTTGAGATTCAACCTGACTTCTCTACAGCGCCGGGGATTCATTCTCTTATAGGTCAGGGGTTAAGGAAGATGGGTCGCCACGGCGAGGCGGACAAGTACTTTGATCTCAGCGTGAAACTCGGCATGGAGATGAATCCGCGTGACCCGGGAGTTCTTTTTTCCCGGGCCCAGGATCTGCGCGGGCGAAAACTGCATCAGGAATCACTCAAGTGGTATCTCTCCGCTGTTGAATTAGATCCCGATTTCACCTTGGCCTACGCCGGAATGGGAGATTCGCTTTACCGGTTAGGCCGCTACCCGGAAGCCGTCTCGAGCATGAAACGGGCCCTTGAGCTAATGCCCGATTTTCCCTTGGCTTCTACTCTGCATTATCTCACGGGCCAGTCTTTTCGGAAGATGGGTCGCCACGACGAGGCCGAGGTCCATTACGAAGATGCTTTGCGAACCGCACCGAATTTTAAGGAGGCTTTAAGTAGTCTTGCAGGATTACTGCTGCTTCAGGAACGTTACGAGGAAGCAGCGGACCGTTATAAGGCGCTCGCCGAGATCGAACCCGATAACGCAGTTACTCATTCTCAAATCGGCATCGCGCTTTTTAAAACCGGTAAAGCGGAGGAAGCGTTTGAGAGTTTGGAGCGCGCTCTTTTTCTTGACCCGACCCTTGAGTTGGCACGAGACTACAAGGAACAGGTCCTTGAAAGCATGGCGAAAGCGGCTGAGCGGGGGCAATAA
- a CDS encoding glutamate synthase subunit beta, with amino-acid sequence MGDPTGFMNYKRKLGPDRDPAQRIADWDEFHGHLPEKELATQGARCMDCGVPFCQTGQIIGGMTAGCPINNLIPEWNDLVYSGLWREALERLHKTNNFPEFTGRICPAPCEGSCVLGINEPAVTIKSIECAIVDRGFEEGWIMPEPPELRTGKKVAVIGSGPAGLACAAQLNKAGHLVTVFERDDRIGGLLMYGIPNPHLDKKIVDRRVDILAEEGVKFVTNTEVGKDVDGNELIKNFDAVVICTGATKPRDLPIEGRDLEGIYFAMQFLKANTKSLLDSGLNDGHYISGADKDVIILGGGDTGTDCVATSMRHGCRSLLQFEILPKPPTERTADNPWPQWPRVYRLDYGQQEAMAVFGEDPRRYQVLTKRFIGDDEGRVAGLETVRIEWYRGDDGRMTFREVEGSEQRWPCGLVLLALGFLGPEQGLLEQMKICTDERSNAMAEYGKYMTNIEGVFAAGDSRRGQSLVVWAINEGREAARECDRYLMGSTDLP; translated from the coding sequence ATGGGCGATCCCACAGGTTTTATGAATTACAAAAGAAAGCTCGGGCCTGACAGGGATCCTGCCCAGAGAATCGCCGACTGGGACGAGTTCCACGGGCACCTTCCTGAAAAAGAGCTAGCGACCCAGGGGGCAAGGTGCATGGACTGCGGGGTTCCTTTCTGTCAGACGGGTCAGATAATCGGCGGAATGACCGCAGGATGTCCGATAAACAACCTTATACCCGAGTGGAACGATCTCGTTTACTCGGGCCTCTGGAGAGAGGCTCTTGAGAGGCTCCACAAGACGAACAATTTCCCCGAATTCACGGGCCGCATATGCCCGGCTCCCTGCGAGGGATCCTGCGTTCTGGGGATAAACGAACCCGCGGTTACCATAAAGAGCATAGAGTGCGCCATAGTTGACAGGGGTTTTGAGGAGGGATGGATCATGCCCGAGCCTCCTGAACTTAGAACCGGAAAGAAAGTGGCAGTCATAGGCTCCGGACCCGCGGGACTTGCGTGCGCCGCGCAACTTAACAAGGCCGGGCATCTGGTCACGGTGTTTGAGAGGGATGACCGTATCGGCGGACTCCTAATGTACGGAATTCCCAACCCTCACCTTGATAAGAAAATCGTTGACCGCCGCGTCGATATCCTAGCGGAGGAGGGAGTCAAGTTCGTTACCAACACTGAAGTGGGAAAGGACGTTGACGGGAATGAACTCATAAAAAATTTCGACGCCGTAGTGATATGCACGGGGGCGACCAAACCCAGAGATCTTCCGATTGAGGGGAGGGACCTTGAGGGGATTTATTTCGCCATGCAGTTTCTAAAGGCCAACACGAAAAGCCTTCTTGACAGCGGGCTAAACGACGGCCACTACATTTCCGGCGCGGACAAAGACGTGATCATTCTCGGGGGCGGCGACACCGGAACCGACTGCGTCGCGACCTCCATGAGGCATGGATGCAGGAGCCTTCTTCAATTTGAAATACTTCCCAAGCCTCCGACCGAGAGGACCGCGGACAACCCATGGCCGCAATGGCCCAGGGTGTACAGGCTTGATTACGGTCAGCAGGAAGCTATGGCGGTTTTCGGAGAAGATCCGAGAAGGTATCAGGTTCTGACCAAAAGATTCATAGGCGACGACGAAGGCAGAGTAGCGGGACTTGAGACCGTGCGCATTGAGTGGTACAGGGGAGACGACGGAAGGATGACGTTTAGGGAAGTGGAGGGTTCTGAGCAGAGGTGGCCATGCGGACTCGTGCTTCTGGCTCTCGGATTTTTGGGGCCCGAACAGGGACTTCTGGAACAGATGAAAATCTGTACCGACGAGCGCTCAAATGCCATGGCTGAGTACGGAAAGTACATGACGAACATCGAGGGAGTCTTCGCGGCGGGGGATTCGCGCAGGGGGCAAAGTCTTGTTGTGTGGGCGATAAATGAGGGAAGGGAGGCCGCCAGGGAATGCGACAGGTATCTTATGGGATCAACTGACCTTCCATGA
- a CDS encoding ribonuclease HI family protein — protein MPSGKITEVYVDGASRGNPGESGIGVLVIRPDSGKKEIREYIGKGTNNEAEYKALIKALGYLAAEGGPAAKIHTDSQLVASQMNGLWKVKDSRLKLLYSEAKRLASRLPALEIEYIPRENNTDADRLANEAIDRYFND, from the coding sequence ATGCCCTCTGGAAAAATAACCGAAGTCTACGTAGACGGAGCCTCGAGGGGAAATCCAGGAGAATCCGGCATCGGGGTTCTTGTAATCCGTCCCGACTCGGGCAAAAAGGAGATAAGGGAGTACATCGGCAAGGGAACAAACAACGAGGCGGAGTACAAGGCGCTCATTAAGGCCCTCGGTTATCTTGCGGCCGAAGGAGGTCCCGCCGCAAAGATTCACACGGATTCTCAACTCGTCGCAAGCCAGATGAACGGGCTCTGGAAAGTAAAGGATTCGAGGCTAAAACTCTTGTACTCAGAAGCGAAAAGACTCGCTTCCCGGCTCCCGGCACTCGAGATAGAGTATATCCCAAGGGAGAACAATACCGACGCCGACAGGCTTGCAAACGAGGCCATCGATAGATATTTTAATGACTAG